In Harpia harpyja isolate bHarHar1 chromosome Z, bHarHar1 primary haplotype, whole genome shotgun sequence, a single window of DNA contains:
- the TMEM271 gene encoding LOW QUALITY PROTEIN: transmembrane protein 271 (The sequence of the model RefSeq protein was modified relative to this genomic sequence to represent the inferred CDS: inserted 4 bases in 2 codons) — translation MKWSVRGACAALSSCLLLACALSAAAVGLKCFSLGSELKGEPFRLGTAAGAFYSGLLLAAGLSLLAAALLCCRPPDEAPAGPAAASDPTPASALGPAGDPDPTGGGPGGGEAAAAPSGPVEKAAPGGRQNFLLLGVLVFMLGVLSAFAGAVIDGDTVSLVERKYSHYCLXCSPAARPARGAAPAAPDGSAAGAPXCQKLRDYQQGLVLSTVFNALECLLGLLNLLLVKNYKASQQRGRRRRRRRAAPAAAAAAGGRRRRRRGGGGGGGGGGGRRAPRHSQGSLFSGGEPELSPGDCPFQAVSYINVGVFHVFDEAGVEVHCGGHPSVELPGYSPMDPELNASYPYCYPLPSEQPPAYEEIYPGEPCAHST, via the exons aTGAAGTGGAGCGTGCGGGGAGCCTGCGCCGCGctctccagctgcctcctgctcGCCTGCGCCCTCAGCGCCGCCGCCGTGGGCCTCAAGTGCTTCTCGCTGGGCTCCGAGCTCAAGGGCGAGCCCTTCCGCCTGGGCACCGCCGCCGGCGCCTTCTACTCGGGACTGCTACTGGCCGCCGGCCTCTCGCTGCTCGCCGCCGCGCTGCTCTGCTGCCGCCCGCCCGACGAGGCGCctgcggggccggcggcggcctcGGACCCGACCCCGGCCTCGGCCCTGGGCCCGGCCGGGGACCCGGACCCGACGGgtggcggccccggcgggggggaggcggcggccgcgccgTCGGGGCCGGTGGAGAAGGCGGCGCCCGGGGGGCGGCAGAACTTCCTgctgctgggggtgctggtgtTCATGCTGGGCGTGCTGAGCGCCTTCGCCGGCGCCGTCATCGACGGCGACACCGTGTCGCTGGTGGAGAGGAAGTACTCGCACTACTGCTT CTGCAgcccggcggcgcggcccgcccgcggagcggcccccgccgcccccgacGGCTCCGCCGCGGGCGCTCC CTGCCAGAAGCTGCGGGACTATCAGCAAGGCTTGGTGCTCTCCACCGTCTTCAACGCGCTGGAGTGCCTCCTGGGCCTGCTCAACCTGCTCCTCGTCAAGAACTACAAGGCCTCGCAgcagcgcgggcggcggcggcggcggcggagagcggccccggcggcggcggcggcagctggcgggcggcggcggcggcggcgcggaggcggcggcggcggcggcggcggcggtgggcggCGGGCGCCGCGCCACAGCCAGGGCTCCCTCTTCTCCGGCGGCGAGCCCGAGCTCAGCCCTGGGGATTGCCCATTCCAGGCCGTCTCCTACATCAACGTGGGCGTCTTCCACGTCTTCGACGAGGCCGGCGTGGAGGTGCACTGCGGCGGGCATCCCTCCGTCGAGCTGCCCGGCTACTCGCCCATGGACCCCGAGCTGAACGCCTCCTACCCCTACTGCTACCCGCTGCCCAGCGAGCAGCCCCCCGCCTACGAGGAGATCTACCCCGGGGAGCCCTGCGCTCACAGCACCTAG